A region of the Vicinamibacterales bacterium genome:
CAGCTCGGCGTCGACTTCATCGGCGTGGAGCTGGATCGACACTACCTGGCGGAAGCGGTCTCGCGCGTCAAGCGCGCCCTTCGATAGACAAAAAGCCCGGCCCCGCCATCGCGGAACCGGGCTTCGGGCAATGCCGCCGATTCGGGTGAGCCTAGAACCGGACGCGCGCCTCCCACTGCGCCTGCCAGCGCGAACGTAGATCGTCGCGCGTGAAGGTGCCGAGGAAGTTGGCGTTGGTGATCGTCGCGATGTTGATGATCTCCTTCCCGGTCGCCGCGTCGATGCCCCCGTATCCGAGCGTCTGCGGCGAGTAGAAGTTCGGGAAGTAGTGCCAGCCCCAGTCGCTGTGGAGCATGTTCAGGAAGTTGAGCACGCTCATCGAGAGCTCCACGTGGGCCTTGCCGGCCGGCACGGTGACGGCGTACCGCACGTCGAGCTGGTTCGTCCACGGCGACGTGCCGGTGTTCCGGTTCGGCACCATGCCGCGGTTGTCCTTGGCGGCCGGATCCTGCGCCAGGTACGCGTTCAGCTGGTCCCACGTCCCGCCGGTGACGACAACCTGGTCGGCGGTTGCGGGAACGTACGCGATGTCGTTGAAGGTCGTCGTATCGCCGTTGGCGTCGCCGTTGAACACAAGCGAGTACGGCTGACCCGTCTGGCCGCTGTAGAAGACCGACGCCACGCTGTGCAGGTTCTTCACCATCGGGATGTCGAACGAGCCGGCCAGGTTGACGCGGTTGCCGGTCTCGAAGTTCGAGCGCGCCAGCGTCGGGTTGTTCGGGTCGTAGTTCTCGTACTGATCGCGCCACGAGCTGAGCGCCACGAAGGCGCCGCCGTCGCTGATCGTCTTCGCGGAATTCTTCACGTACGAGCCGCTCGCGTACCAGCCGTGCTTGTAGAGCTTCTCGAGCTTCAGCGCGAGCGTGTTATTGGTACCGCCGTTCGTGTTGGTGAGCAGCACCGCGTCGTTGATGTTCGGATCGACCTTCGCCAGCACCAGCCGGCCGTCCGGACGGACGGCGCCGGTCGGCGCAAAGTTGAGGTCCTTCCACAGCACGTCTTTCTGTGTATCCGAGAAGAGGAACTCCGCGGACGCCACGAGATCCCAGGGCAGCGAGCGGTCATAGGCGATGTTCCCGCGCAAGACCTGCGGATACTTGAAATTCGGGTCAACCATGTTGATCGTCTGGCGCCCTGTCGCGCCGCCCGTCACCGAGGTCGGCTGATTGTTCGGGTCCGCGACGAACTTCACGTTGTTGTTGGCATTGAACCCGACCGACAGGGCCGTGAAGTCGATGCCGGTGTTGCCGTACTGGTTCGAGAGCCACACGTAGGGGGTGCGGCCGGCGAACGAGCCGATGCCACCCCGGATCTGCTGGCGCTGCGCGCCGCTGCCGGTCAAGTCCCAGTTGAAGCCGATGCGCGGCGAGAACATCTTCGGCGCAGGGACGACGTCCGTCCGGTAGCCGAAGTCGGCGACCGACACGGGATTGGGGGCGGGCGTGTCCGGGAAGTGCGGCATGTCCAGACGCGCGCCGTAGGTCAACGTGAGGTTCGGCTTCACCCGCCACTGATCGCCGGCGTAGAACCCGTACTGCTGCACGCCGAAATCGGCGGCAAAATTCGGGTTGCTCGGGTAGTTCGAGAAGTTGTGCGAGAACGCCTGCGCCAGGCCTGCCTGAAAATTGGCAACGGTGCTGAACTCGTAGTTGCCGTAGAAGTTCTGGATGAACAGGTTGTAGAAGTGGAACAGCTCGTTGTGCGTGCCCACTGAGAAGGTGTGGTGACCGCGCACCACCGTGAAGTCGTCGTTGATTTCGACGATGTCCTGGTTGAGTGCGTTGGCCTGCGACGAGTTTTCAGTCCCTAAGATGACGTTGTTGCTGCCGGTCAGGTCGACGCGAACCATCGGAAACGCCTGGAAACCGGGCTGGTCGCCGCGCACGTTGCGCTCGCGCTGATAACCAATACGGAACTGGTTGAAGGTGGCATTCCCCAGCGTCGTGTCGAGCTGACCGACGCTCGACAGCACCTTGTCCTGGATCGAATAGTAGCGATCCGGCATCAGATACTGCGTCGTCGTCGGCGTGCCGACGTACTGAGTGCCATTGACATAATTGACACGCGCCGTCAGCCGGTTCTTGTTCGACAAGTTGAAGTCGGTGCGGACGAACACCTTGTCGTTGTTCTGCGGACGGCTGAACTCATCCAAGCCGCCTGGATCGAAGCCGTACTGGGTCTTGGCGATGCTGAGCACCTGCTGGACCGCGGCCTGATCGGCGGCGTCCCACGGCTGGCCGCTGTTGCCGCTCACCGAGAAGCCGACCGGCGTCAGCTTGCGCTGGAAATCGACGTTGCCGAAGTAGAACGCCTTGTTCTTGGCGATCGGCCCGCCGAGGCTGAAGCCGCTCTGCTTGTCGTTGAAGGTGCCGACCTTGGTGTCGGCCGGGTTCGGCGTGGCGGTCGTGGCGACGGCCGGGATGCCGCCGATCAGCGATTGGCTGCGGGCGTAGAGGTAACCGGTGCCGTGAAGGCCGTTGGTGCCGCTGCGCGTGACGACGTTGACCCCGCCGCCGGAGAAGCCGCCCTGCTTCACGTCGTATGGCGAGACGACGACCTGGATTTCCTGGATGGCATCGAGGCTGATCGGCTGCGTGCCGGTCTGGCCGCCCGGCGTGCCGCTGTCGGCGAGACCGAACAAGTCGTTGTTGACCGCGCCGTCGATCTGCATGTTGTTGTAGCGGTTGTGACGGCCCGCGATCGACATCGCCTGATCGCCGCTGCTGCCGAGCGTCGTCGGGTTGACGAACGGCGAGACGCGCGCGAAGTCGGTGATGCTGCGGTTGATCGTCGGCAGTGTCTCGATCACCTGCTTGGCGATGTTGGTCGCGCTGCCGGCGGTGTTGACGTCGATGTCCGGAGAACTGGCGACGACCTCGACGCTCTCGCTGACCGTCGCCAGCGCGAGCTTGAAGTCGACCGTCTTCTCGGCCCCCAGCGCGACCTCGAGGTTCTCCTGCTTCTGATCCCTGAAGCCGCTCATCGCCGCGGCAACCGTGTAGGTGCCGATCCGGACGTTGAGAATGTTGTAGCGGCCATCGGCGCCGGTCACGGCCTCATAGTTCGTGCCGGTGTCGGTGTGGGTGGCCGTGACGGTCACGCCGGGAAGCACGCCTCCCTGCGCGTCGACGATCACGCCCGAAATATTGCCGGTCGTGACGGTGGCTTGCGCCGCGGCGGGCGCGGCCGTGAACAGGAACAGGCACG
Encoded here:
- a CDS encoding TonB-dependent receptor — encoded protein: MKSCSKAIWSLAAAACLFLFTAAPAAAQATVTTGNISGVIVDAQGGVLPGVTVTATHTDTGTNYEAVTGADGRYNILNVRIGTYTVAAAMSGFRDQKQENLEVALGAEKTVDFKLALATVSESVEVVASSPDIDVNTAGSATNIAKQVIETLPTINRSITDFARVSPFVNPTTLGSSGDQAMSIAGRHNRYNNMQIDGAVNNDLFGLADSGTPGGQTGTQPISLDAIQEIQVVVSPYDVKQGGFSGGGVNVVTRSGTNGLHGTGYLYARSQSLIGGIPAVATTATPNPADTKVGTFNDKQSGFSLGGPIAKNKAFYFGNVDFQRKLTPVGFSVSGNSGQPWDAADQAAVQQVLSIAKTQYGFDPGGLDEFSRPQNNDKVFVRTDFNLSNKNRLTARVNYVNGTQYVGTPTTTQYLMPDRYYSIQDKVLSSVGQLDTTLGNATFNQFRIGYQRERNVRGDQPGFQAFPMVRVDLTGSNNVILGTENSSQANALNQDIVEINDDFTVVRGHHTFSVGTHNELFHFYNLFIQNFYGNYEFSTVANFQAGLAQAFSHNFSNYPSNPNFAADFGVQQYGFYAGDQWRVKPNLTLTYGARLDMPHFPDTPAPNPVSVADFGYRTDVVPAPKMFSPRIGFNWDLTGSGAQRQQIRGGIGSFAGRTPYVWLSNQYGNTGIDFTALSVGFNANNNVKFVADPNNQPTSVTGGATGRQTINMVDPNFKYPQVLRGNIAYDRSLPWDLVASAEFLFSDTQKDVLWKDLNFAPTGAVRPDGRLVLAKVDPNINDAVLLTNTNGGTNNTLALKLEKLYKHGWYASGSYVKNSAKTISDGGAFVALSSWRDQYENYDPNNPTLARSNFETGNRVNLAGSFDIPMVKNLHSVASVFYSGQTGQPYSLVFNGDANGDTTTFNDIAYVPATADQVVVTGGTWDQLNAYLAQDPAAKDNRGMVPNRNTGTSPWTNQLDVRYAVTVPAGKAHVELSMSVLNFLNMLHSDWGWHYFPNFYSPQTLGYGGIDAATGKEIINIATITNANFLGTFTRDDLRSRWQAQWEARVRF